One genomic region from Flagellimonas oceani encodes:
- a CDS encoding phosphoribosylpyrophosphate synthetase: MRNYDTLSEAINDLQIRGYTYDFNLAPDCIKCASLELEIHPEEFDVDETHRFEGMSSTDDNSVLYAISSKDGIKGLLVDAYGVYAENISEAMRKKLR; this comes from the coding sequence ATGAGAAACTATGACACCCTATCAGAAGCAATTAATGACTTACAGATCAGGGGATATACCTATGATTTCAATTTGGCCCCCGACTGTATAAAATGTGCTTCATTGGAATTGGAAATCCATCCCGAAGAATTTGATGTGGATGAAACCCATCGTTTTGAAGGTATGAGCAGTACGGACGATAACAGTGTTCTTTATGCCATTTCATCAAAAGATGGTATAAAGGGGCTTTTGGTAGATGCCTATGGGGTCTATGCTGAAAATATCTCGGAAGCAATGCGAAAAAAATTACGATAA